TCTGCTAAATAACGAGCTTTTTCCCTCTGCTTTTCAGGAGCAATCCATTGGTGAAAAGATGATATAAATTCCCCATACCGGGTTGTATCTTCTATTCTTTCGTCCTTAATATTATTTTTATTGTTTTTATTTGCCATGGTGAAAAATTCTCCTTTTTTAATATAAGCTTCTTTTTTTTAAACTTCAATTTTATTTTTTCAAAAAAGACAAAATAGTATTCTGCCATTTTTTCAATTGGAAAATCAAAGACATTATTGCCAAAATAACTGGTTGGTGTACAAGATATACTAAAAGGGAGTGCCTTCCTATAAGATTTATAAAATTATCTTTCACTTGAAAGGAAAAAATACTTTTCTTTTCCCTGTATACTGTTTTGCCTAGCAAAATCCCTGCTACAAAGAATAAAGACCAGGGAAGAAGGGGGTAATAATCCAGTGAAGTGAAATTTTTGTTTCTAAGACCAAACATACAAAGATAATTATTATTAACTTTTATATCAGAAATTAAAACACTTATTAAAAGAATTAAAGCCATAAGGACAAAAAGCCAGCCTTTATTAAGTTTTTTTAATACAGGTGAAATCAGCATGCAAATTGACAGCATATGCAAAATACCAAATACAATGTATTCTTCACTGTTAAATAAATATGTAGCCAAAGTAATGGCAATTGCAGCGAAAAAAATTATAAGACCCCGCCTGAAACTACTCCGGCTAAAAAATGTGCATATTCCGGAAATTAAAATAAAAAGAGATGCAACTATATTTCTCAGTACATTTATAACGCCATGGGAATAGTTTATAGGTATATTATAAAAGTAATCTAAATTAAAAAATATATGAAATATAATCATCAGTATTATAAGTATGCCCCTTGCCATATCTATTTCCCAAATACGGTTATTACTTGTCTTTCTCATAGCCCTCTCCATAATAAAATTAATAAATAAATTAAGTGAAGCCCAAGTTAGCAAAATAACCTGGGCCCCCTTTAAACATAAACAAATCAAAAAGTACTAGTTACCTTCTCCGCTTTCCTGCTTAGCTTTTTCAATTATCTTTTCACTTACATTTGGAGGTGCTTCTTCATATCTTTCAAACCAGAGTTTAAATTTTCCTCTTCCCTGGGTCATTGATGTTAAGTCTGTAGCATATTTAAACATTTCTGCTTGTGGAACTTCTGCTTCAACCTTCTGTATACCATTTTCCATAGGGGTCATTCCAAGTACTCTTCCCCTTCTCTTATTTAAATCACCTATTATTTCACCCATGTAGCTCTCCGGAATGTAAACTTCAACATGCATTATAGGCTCTAATAAAACCGGTGAAGCCTCAGGAAGACCTTTTTTGTATGCAAGGCTTGCTGCCATCTTAAAAGCCATTTCAGAAGAGTCAACTGAGTGATAAGATCCGTCAACCAGTGTTGCTTTTAAGTTAACTACAGGATAGCCTGCCAATACACCTTTTTTAATACATTCCTGAAGTCCCTTTTCAACTGCAGGGAAGTATTGTTTTGGAACTGCACCGCCGAAAATCTTTTCTTCAAAAGTCAATTCTTCTGTTTCTCCAGGCTCAAATTCAATCCAAACATGTCCATACTGACCATGACCACCGGTTTGCTTCTTGTGCTTTCCTTCTACTTTTACTTTCTTTCTGATGGTTTCCCTGTATGGAACTTTTGGCTCAGTAAGTTCAACTTCTACACCAAATTTTGTTTTTAACTTGCTTACCACAACATCCAAGTGAACTTCCCCTGTTCCTGAAACAAGCATCTGATTTGTCTCAGTGTTTGTTTCCACCTTAAATGTCGGGTCTTCATCCTGAAGCCTGCTAAGACCGCTTCCTATTTTCTCCTCGTCACCTTTCGCCTTAGGCTGTATTGCCATGGACAGAACAGGCTCAGGGAAAACTATTTTTTCCAATTCCACTGCATTGGACTGAGTGCAGAGAGTATCGTTTGTATTTACATTTTGAAGCTTTGCAACTGCACCTATATCCCCTGCCACCAGCTGATCTACCTGTATATGCTTTTTACCTCTTAGTACAAACAGCTGGGATATTTTTTCGTTTTTGCCGGTTGTGCTATTATATACTGAAGAATCTGATTTTAAAGTTCCTGAATATACTCTGATCATTGATATTTTTCCAACAAACGGGTCTGCAATTGTTTTAAATACTAAAGCTGAAAGAGGAGCATCCTTTGATATTTCCAGTTCGCACTCTTCGTCAGAATCTTTCTTTTTAGCTTTTACAACTTTTGAGACTGATGGATCTGGCAGTAAATCGATAATTGAGTCCATTAAACTTTTAACTCCCATATTGTTAACTGCACTTCCTACAAACACTGGAGTTATAAATCCGTTTTCTATTCCCGCCTTAAGACCTTTACTTATTTCATCCGCAGTAAACTCCTGACCGTCAAAGAACTTCTCCATAAGTTCTTCATCTGTCTCTGCAACAGCTTCGTTTAATGTATTTCTGGCTTCCTCAACTTTATCTTTTAAATCAGAAGGGATTTCAATTTCTTCTGACTTGTCTTTTCCAAATTTATAAGCTTTCATGCTAACAACATTAACAGAACCTGTGAATTTGCCGCCTTCTATTATTGGAAGTTCCGCTGCAATAACGCTATTTCCGAAAGTATCTCTAAGCTGATTAAAAACTTTATCAAAGTCTGCATTTTCCTCATCCATTTTATTTATAAAAAACATTCTTGGAATCTTTCTTTCTTCCGCATATTCCCAAGCTTTTTCAGTACCAACTTCAACACCGCTCTTTGCTGAAACAATTATTAACGCACCATCAGAAACTCTGGTCCCCTGTTTTACTTCTCCGACAAAATCAAAATAACCAGGAACATCAATGATATTAATTTTATGATTTTTCCACTCGCACGGGCATATAGACAGGAATAATGAGGTTTTTCTTTTAATTTCTTCTGGATCATAGTCAGAGGTGGTTGTGCCATCATCGACCTTTCCAAAACGCTCTAGGACTCCCGTATTAAAGAGCATGGCTTCTGCAAGAGTTGTCTTCCCATGTCCGCTGTGGGATAAGAGACAAACATTGCGTATTTTTCCAGTGTTTAGGTCTTTCATAATAATTCCCCCTTATATATTTTATTGAACTTTTCAAAAGCCAGTTGAACTTTTCAAAAGCTCTTTGTTGGTTTGCATTTTTAAGGAGTTGTGCCACATACTTATTTTATATTCAACTAATAATTAAAATTCCCTCTTTTATTAATGTAAATTCATCAATTATTAATGAAAATTCATCAAAAAAATAAAATTATCCCGTTCTTTGAATTGTAACACATATGTTAAAAATCGTAAATAGTTTTTTCTTCCTCTCCCCGCCCCATTGTTACATATTTCTGTTGACATTTTAGATTTATCATTGTACATTAAGAATAAGTTTTAGTATGTTAAGAATATTTTAATATTTTAATAATAAAAGGAAGGTAGCATTTATGGTTATTGTAATGAGACCTGATTCAAAAGAAAGCGAAATACAAGAAGTAGCGAAAGTAGTAAGTTCATTAGGACTGGGAGTGCATATTTCCCAAGGTACTGAACGTACCATCATAGGCATTATTGGTGACAAAAGGAAACTTGGCGATGTTCCTTTAGAATTAATGTCAGGGGTAGAAAAGCTTGTTCACATAGCAGAATCATATAAACTTTCAAGTAAAACATTCAAACCAAATCCAAGTGTAATTGATGTAAATGGTGTTAAAATTGGAGGAAAAGAGCTGGCTATAATGGCAGGTCCCTGCGCTGTGGAAAGCCGGGAACAAATACTGGAAGCTGCCAAAGCAGTTAAAAAGGCAGGAGCCCAGTTTTTAAGGGGCGGGGCTTTTAAACCCAGAACATCCCCCTACTCATTTCAAGGTTTGGAAGAGGAAGGCCTTAAACTTCTTAAAGAGGCAAAGGAAGCTACCGGACTTCTTATAGTTTCAGAGGTTACAAGCGAAAGGGCTGTTGAAATTGCCTCTAAATATGTGGATATGTTTCAAATAGGAGCAAGGAATGTCCAGAATTTTCAGCTTTTGCGTGAAGTCGGCCGCTCAAAAAAGCCTGTTCTATTTAAAAGAGGGGTTGCTACAACTATAAATGAGTGGTTAAATGCTGCAGAATACATAATGAGTGAAGGTAACTACAATGTAGTACTGTGTGAAAGGGGTATCCGCACCTTTGAAACTGCTACAAGAAATACATTGGATATAAGTGCCATACCTGTTGTCAAGAGTTTAAGCCATCTGCCAATAATAGTGGATCCAAGCCATGCTGCCGGAAAATCAATTTACATATCTGCTCTTTCAAAAGCTGCTATAGCTGCCGGAGCAGATGGCCTGATAGTTGAAGTTCACCCCCAGCCTAAAATGGCACTTTCAGATGCTGCACAGCAGTTGCCTCCGGATGAGTTTAGCCGCCTGTGCAAAGATATAGAAGATATAGCCAAAATAATAGGAAGAGAATTTAAATATGGTGGATAAAAAAATCTCTGTTATAGGTCTTGGACTTATCGGGGGTTCAATTGTAAAGGCCTTGAAGGAGCAGATGAATATAACCAATATAGCAGCAGTGGACAACAATACAGAGTCACTAAACCAGGCTCTTGAGGAAGGATATATAGTAAAAGGTTTTTCAAAACTTGATGAATATATATTTGACTCAGACATTATTTTCATATGTACACCTGTTAGCATTACAATTTCATATATAAAAGAACTTAAAGATAATGTTAAAGATAACTGTATAATAACCGATACTTCAAGTACAAAAGGCAGAATTATAGATTATGTCAACTCACTGGATAATCCCCCCTGCTTCATTGGCGGTCATCCAATGACAGGGACAGAAAAAACGGGCTTTAAATCAAGTTATGCCCACCTTTTTGAAAATGCTTACTATATACTTTCGCACACTAAAAGCTCTGCAGACAGCCATATGGATACTTTATGCAAAATTATTAAAGGAATAGGGGCAATACCGTTAATACTGGACGCCCAATTACATGATGAAATAACTGCTACAATAAGCCATGTACCCCATGTAATAGCTTCTGCTCTTGTAAATTTAGTAAAAAATTCTGATTCAGAGGATAAAAAAATGCAGACTCTTGCAGCAGGTGGATTTAAAGATATAACACGGATAGCATCTTCCAGTCCTCAAATGTGGGAAAATATAGTTTTGAGTAATTCAGAAAAGATTAAAAAAACAATATCTGATTTTATAGAAACATTAAAGAGTTTTATGGAATATATTGATACTAATGATTCCAAAAGTATTTACAATTTTTTTGAATCTGCAAAGGCTTACAGGGACTCCTTTTCAGATAATCAAAAAGGTTTA
The genomic region above belongs to Acetivibrio saccincola and contains:
- the fusA gene encoding elongation factor G; translation: MKDLNTGKIRNVCLLSHSGHGKTTLAEAMLFNTGVLERFGKVDDGTTTSDYDPEEIKRKTSLFLSICPCEWKNHKINIIDVPGYFDFVGEVKQGTRVSDGALIIVSAKSGVEVGTEKAWEYAEERKIPRMFFINKMDEENADFDKVFNQLRDTFGNSVIAAELPIIEGGKFTGSVNVVSMKAYKFGKDKSEEIEIPSDLKDKVEEARNTLNEAVAETDEELMEKFFDGQEFTADEISKGLKAGIENGFITPVFVGSAVNNMGVKSLMDSIIDLLPDPSVSKVVKAKKKDSDEECELEISKDAPLSALVFKTIADPFVGKISMIRVYSGTLKSDSSVYNSTTGKNEKISQLFVLRGKKHIQVDQLVAGDIGAVAKLQNVNTNDTLCTQSNAVELEKIVFPEPVLSMAIQPKAKGDEEKIGSGLSRLQDEDPTFKVETNTETNQMLVSGTGEVHLDVVVSKLKTKFGVEVELTEPKVPYRETIRKKVKVEGKHKKQTGGHGQYGHVWIEFEPGETEELTFEEKIFGGAVPKQYFPAVEKGLQECIKKGVLAGYPVVNLKATLVDGSYHSVDSSEMAFKMAASLAYKKGLPEASPVLLEPIMHVEVYIPESYMGEIIGDLNKRRGRVLGMTPMENGIQKVEAEVPQAEMFKYATDLTSMTQGRGKFKLWFERYEEAPPNVSEKIIEKAKQESGEGN
- the aroF gene encoding 3-deoxy-7-phosphoheptulonate synthase, producing the protein MVIVMRPDSKESEIQEVAKVVSSLGLGVHISQGTERTIIGIIGDKRKLGDVPLELMSGVEKLVHIAESYKLSSKTFKPNPSVIDVNGVKIGGKELAIMAGPCAVESREQILEAAKAVKKAGAQFLRGGAFKPRTSPYSFQGLEEEGLKLLKEAKEATGLLIVSEVTSERAVEIASKYVDMFQIGARNVQNFQLLREVGRSKKPVLFKRGVATTINEWLNAAEYIMSEGNYNVVLCERGIRTFETATRNTLDISAIPVVKSLSHLPIIVDPSHAAGKSIYISALSKAAIAAGADGLIVEVHPQPKMALSDAAQQLPPDEFSRLCKDIEDIAKIIGREFKYGG
- a CDS encoding heparan-alpha-glucosaminide N-acetyltransferase, with the translated sequence MRKTSNNRIWEIDMARGILIILMIIFHIFFNLDYFYNIPINYSHGVINVLRNIVASLFILISGICTFFSRSSFRRGLIIFFAAIAITLATYLFNSEEYIVFGILHMLSICMLISPVLKKLNKGWLFVLMALILLISVLISDIKVNNNYLCMFGLRNKNFTSLDYYPLLPWSLFFVAGILLGKTVYREKKSIFSFQVKDNFINLIGRHSLLVYLVHQPVILAIMSLIFQLKKWQNTILSFLKK
- a CDS encoding prephenate dehydrogenase codes for the protein MVDKKISVIGLGLIGGSIVKALKEQMNITNIAAVDNNTESLNQALEEGYIVKGFSKLDEYIFDSDIIFICTPVSITISYIKELKDNVKDNCIITDTSSTKGRIIDYVNSLDNPPCFIGGHPMTGTEKTGFKSSYAHLFENAYYILSHTKSSADSHMDTLCKIIKGIGAIPLILDAQLHDEITATISHVPHVIASALVNLVKNSDSEDKKMQTLAAGGFKDITRIASSSPQMWENIVLSNSEKIKKTISDFIETLKSFMEYIDTNDSKSIYNFFESAKAYRDSFSDNQKGLIQPLHELVVDVVDKPGIIGDIATLLGQNGINIKNINVSNSREFEQGCLRITLPDSDSVDISYNLLTDKGYKVFKI